A genomic region of Zalophus californianus isolate mZalCal1 chromosome 1, mZalCal1.pri.v2, whole genome shotgun sequence contains the following coding sequences:
- the LOC113915902 gene encoding LOW QUALITY PROTEIN: arginine--tRNA ligase, cytoplasmic-like (The sequence of the model RefSeq protein was modified relative to this genomic sequence to represent the inferred CDS: deleted 2 bases in 1 codon), translating into MSNITKAWKLICDVSRQEFNKIYDALDISLIERGESFYQDRMNGIVKELEDKGFVQVDDGRKIVFIPGCSIPLTIVKSDGGYTYDTFDLAALKQRLFEEKADMIIYVVDSGQSVHFQTVFGAAQMAGWYDPKVTRMSHAGFGVVLGEDKKKFKTRSGETVRLIDFLEEGLKRSMDKLKEKERDKVLTAVELKAAQTSVAYGCIKYADLCHNRLNDYIFSFDKMLDDRGNTAAYLLYAFTRIRSIARLANIDEEMLQKAAQETKIILDHEKEWKLGRSILRFPEILQKILDDLFLHTLCDYIYEPATTFTEFYDSCYCVEKDQQTGQVLKVNMWGMLLCEAVAAVMAKAFDILGIKPVQRM; encoded by the exons ATGTCAA atattaCAAAAGCTTGGAAACTTATCTGTGATGTTTCCCGTCAAGAGTTTAATAAAATCTATGACGCATTGGACATCTCTTTAATAGAGAGAGGGGAATCCTTCTATCAAGACAGGATGAATGGAATTGTAAAGGAATTAGAAGATAAAGGATTTGTGCAAGTGGATGATGGCAGAAAGATTGTGTTTATCCCAGGATGTTCTATACCATTAACCATAGTAAAATCAGATGGAGGTTATACCTATGATACATTTGACCTGGCTGCTCTTAAGCAAAGACTATTTGAGGAAAAAGCAGATATGATTATCTATGTGGTGGACAGTGGACAATCTGTGCACTTCCAGACCGTATTTGGTGCTGCTCAAATGGCTGGTTGGTATGACCCTAAAGTAACTCGAATGTCTCATGCTGGATTTGGTGTGGTGCTGGGGGAAGACAAGAAGAAGTTTAAAACACGTTCAGGTGAAACAGTGCGCCTCATAGACTTTCTGGAAGAAGGACTAAAACGATCCATGGAcaaattgaaggaaaaagaaagagacaaggtCTTAACCGCAGTGGAATTAAAGGCTGCTCAGACATCTGTTGCTTATGGTTGTATCAAATATGCTGATCTTTGTCATAACCGGTTGAATGACTACATCTTCTCCTTTGACAAAATGCTGGATGACAGAGGAAACACGGCTGCTTACTTGTTGTATGCCTTCACTAGAATCAGGTCTATTGCACGTCTGGCCAATATTGATGAAGAGATGCTCCAGAAAGCTGCTCAAGAGACCAAGATCATTTTGGACCATGAGAAGGAATGGAAACTAGGCCGGAGCATTTTACGGTTTCCTGAGATTCTCCAGAAGATTTTAGATGACTTATTTCTCCACACTCTCTGTGATTATATCTACGAGCCGGCAACTACTTTCACAGAATTCTATGATAGCTGCTATTGTGTGGAGAAAGATCAACAAACTGGACAAGTGTTGAAGGTAAACATGTGGGGT ATGCTGCTTTGTGAAGCAGTAGCTGCTGTTATGGCCAAGGCGTTTGATATCCTGGGAATAAAACCTGTCCAAAGAATGTAA